GTACGCCCGCAAGAAGCGGTCCCACGCCGGCCGCCCGGCGACCTCCTCCAGCTTGCGCAGAAGCAGGTAGCCCTTTTCGTACGGAACACTGGAGTACGCCTCGTCCGGATCGACACCTTCCAGATCCGTGCGTAGCCGCGTCAGCTCCGGCCGCGCCGCGAATCGGTCGAGGGCCGTCTGCAGATCGTGGCGTCCGCTCGCCGCGTGGAGCTCCGCCACGTCGCGCCCGTAGAGCGCTTCCAGGATCCGCCGCTCCGCGTAGACGGTGAAGCCTTCGTTGAGCCAGAAGTCGTTCGCGCTCGCGTTGGTGACGAGATTGCCCGTCCAGGCATGGGCGAGCTCGTGGGCGATGACGCTCACGAGCGATCGATCGCCGGCGAGGACGGAGGGGGTCACGAACGTCAACCGCGGGTTCTCCATTCCGCCGTAGGGAAAGCTCGGCGGCATCACCAGCACGTCGTAGCGATCCCATTCGTACGGACCGAAGAGCTCTTCGCCGGCCCGGAGCATGCTCTCCGCCTCGGCGAATTCGTATGCCGCGGCATCCGCCAGCGGGCGCTCCGCCCAGACGGCGCAGCGCGGGGACAGCTCGCGCGGCGTCAGATCGCCCACCGCGAATGCGAGCAGGTACGGCGGGATCGGCTGTGGCATCTCGAAGACGTCCACCGCCTCCGTGTCTGACGAAGGTTCGCGCCCTTTCGAGGCCGCCGCCATCAGCGTCCGCAACTGCGACGGCACCGTGAACCGCGCGGAACCGACGGTGATCCGGATTCGCGGCGTGTCCTGCAGCGGCGCCAGCGAACGCGCGTGGATCGGCTGGCATTGGGAAAAGAGGAAGGACTGGCCGCCCGCGGTCTGCGCGGGCTCGAGCCATTGCAGCGCGCTGGCTGCGGGCGAGGTGCCGTACCGGATGCGCAGTCCGGCGGCGCCAGTCGGGAGCGTCACGCGCAGGCGCGATCCGAGGACCGGTTGCGCCGGCGCCAGCTCGTACGCAAGCGACGCGCCGGCGAGAGACGTCACCGCGTCGATGCGCAGGTCGCGGGTATCGAGATCGACCTTTCCGCCACCCGAGGCATGGAAATGGAGCGCGATCTCTCCTTCCAAGGTGCGCCTCGAGAAGTCGACGCGGAGCGCGAGATCTATGCTCCGGGTCCGAGGCTGGCCGACGTCGGCGTAGCTGTGCGGATCGAGGCGCATGCCGCGGGAGACTTAG
The genomic region above belongs to Deltaproteobacteria bacterium and contains:
- a CDS encoding M1 family metallopeptidase, with the protein product MRLDPHSYADVGQPRTRSIDLALRVDFSRRTLEGEIALHFHASGGGKVDLDTRDLRIDAVTSLAGASLAYELAPAQPVLGSRLRVTLPTGAAGLRIRYGTSPAASALQWLEPAQTAGGQSFLFSQCQPIHARSLAPLQDTPRIRITVGSARFTVPSQLRTLMAAASKGREPSSDTEAVDVFEMPQPIPPYLLAFAVGDLTPRELSPRCAVWAERPLADAAAYEFAEAESMLRAGEELFGPYEWDRYDVLVMPPSFPYGGMENPRLTFVTPSVLAGDRSLVSVIAHELAHAWTGNLVTNASANDFWLNEGFTVYAERRILEALYGRDVAELHAASGRHDLQTALDRFAARPELTRLRTDLEGVDPDEAYSSVPYEKGYLLLRKLEEVAGRPAWDRFLRAYLGKFRFQSITTDDFLQFLETQLPGLAARAGALEFIDRPGLPGDAPQARSARLEALRSGGAEPRNPTELLVVLQATAPDVTKLRELDSRWDLSRRKSLELRHTFVLLQLRAGMPEGVDGARRVLLETGRMRYLRPIYTELARRDPAAASRIYDDARAGYHHIARTVVEAVLKEQSAER